In Desulforhopalus sp., a single genomic region encodes these proteins:
- a CDS encoding branched-chain amino acid ABC transporter permease translates to MSSNRWLATGNYFTSYKEEQRIFFTSLDRTAMALLLLCLFAWPLVVSVDNKYMLVIDNILVAVIAVMGLNLVTGFAGLISIGHAAFVGVGAYTIASFARVMGENHILLTHAWPLMILVAGCMGAIFGAIVGLPALRLKHLYLAIATLSFQMIFQWTINFMNFFNQGQTIAVSRVTWVTGQVTRSQHYTFWYYAILVFIVLCGFAVRNLLRTRYGRCLVAVRDNDRAADAMGMHPGFTKVYAFGLAGFLAGVAGALHAYLYRGVGIESFTLHHSISFLAMAIVGGLGTLHGSFWGPVAIKLLDLQVERLSEWVGNHLTIATNLATALKPLSFGLVIVLFLMFEPRGIANWWRIARSYVKLWPFRY, encoded by the coding sequence ATGTCATCGAATCGTTGGCTTGCCACGGGAAACTATTTTACTTCCTATAAAGAAGAACAAAGAATCTTTTTTACCAGCCTTGACCGGACGGCAATGGCCCTGCTGCTGCTCTGCCTCTTCGCCTGGCCGCTGGTTGTCTCGGTCGACAATAAGTACATGCTGGTCATAGACAATATCCTGGTGGCGGTGATTGCCGTTATGGGCCTTAATCTGGTTACCGGTTTTGCCGGCCTTATCTCCATTGGGCATGCAGCATTTGTCGGCGTTGGGGCTTATACCATCGCTTCTTTTGCCAGGGTGATGGGTGAGAATCACATCCTGCTGACCCACGCCTGGCCGCTGATGATCCTTGTTGCCGGTTGTATGGGGGCAATTTTTGGGGCGATTGTCGGTTTGCCCGCCCTTCGTCTGAAACATCTCTATCTGGCGATTGCCACCCTGTCTTTCCAGATGATCTTTCAGTGGACCATCAACTTTATGAATTTCTTTAATCAGGGCCAGACAATCGCGGTGAGTCGCGTGACTTGGGTGACCGGCCAGGTCACCCGCAGTCAACACTACACCTTTTGGTACTACGCAATTTTAGTTTTCATTGTTCTCTGCGGGTTTGCCGTGCGCAATCTGTTGCGCACCCGTTACGGTCGCTGTCTTGTAGCGGTACGAGATAACGACCGGGCAGCCGATGCCATGGGAATGCATCCCGGGTTTACCAAGGTCTACGCCTTCGGCCTGGCCGGGTTTTTAGCGGGGGTTGCCGGGGCACTCCACGCCTATCTGTACCGAGGTGTTGGAATTGAGTCGTTTACCCTGCACCATTCGATCAGCTTCCTGGCCATGGCCATCGTCGGCGGACTGGGGACCTTACATGGCTCCTTTTGGGGACCGGTGGCTATCAAGCTCCTCGACCTTCAGGTGGAGCGGCTATCAGAGTGGGTGGGAAACCACTTGACCATTGCAACCAATCTGGCCACTGCCTTGAAACCACTCAGTTTTGGTCTGGTGATTGTTTTATTTTTAATGTTTGAGCCGCGGGGTATCGCCAATTGGTGGCGGATAGCACGATCCTACGTGAAGCTGTGGCCTTTCAGATATTAG